One Halomonas sp. M4R1S46 genomic window carries:
- a CDS encoding FAD-dependent monooxygenase, translating to MTSLKIGICGGGVGGLCAALALRQLGHEAIVFERTRQFLRIGADVNLTPNAVRALDRLGVGEVLRETAARPTHRISRTWDTGEETSRLPMSEAAEQRYGAPQLTIHRGDLLQALEKALPDEALHLGKQAERIEQGEPMRIHFADGSHADVDLVIGGDGIHSAVRRELFGEDQPEFTGLVSYRSVVPRSAVPEVENLDAFTKWWGPSADVQVVVFPLTRGEEVFIFATTPQDDWREESWTLPGDVEELRRVYRDFHPDVRALLAACDGVTKSALYVREPMERWSVGHATLLGDAAHPMVPFMAQGACMAIEDAVVLSRCLEGVDRDGLAAALERYESARKERTAKVQRGSRANDWLKGEGNADWVYGYDAWGVELA from the coding sequence ATGACAAGCCTGAAGATTGGTATCTGCGGTGGGGGTGTCGGCGGTCTCTGCGCGGCGCTGGCGCTGCGTCAACTGGGCCACGAGGCCATCGTCTTCGAACGCACCAGGCAGTTCCTGCGCATCGGTGCCGACGTCAACCTGACCCCCAACGCCGTGCGCGCCCTGGATCGCCTGGGCGTGGGCGAGGTGCTGCGCGAGACCGCGGCGCGCCCGACCCACCGCATCAGCCGCACCTGGGACACCGGCGAGGAGACCTCGCGACTGCCCATGAGCGAGGCCGCCGAGCAGCGCTATGGCGCCCCGCAGCTGACGATCCATCGCGGCGACCTGCTCCAGGCACTGGAGAAGGCCCTGCCCGATGAGGCCCTCCATCTGGGCAAGCAGGCCGAGCGCATCGAGCAGGGCGAGCCGATGCGCATCCATTTCGCCGACGGCAGCCACGCGGACGTCGACCTGGTGATCGGCGGCGACGGCATTCACTCCGCGGTGCGTCGCGAGCTGTTCGGCGAGGACCAGCCCGAGTTCACCGGCCTGGTGTCCTATCGCTCGGTGGTGCCGCGCAGCGCGGTGCCGGAGGTCGAGAACCTGGATGCCTTCACCAAGTGGTGGGGCCCGAGCGCCGACGTCCAGGTGGTGGTCTTCCCGCTGACCCGCGGCGAGGAGGTGTTCATCTTCGCCACCACGCCCCAGGACGACTGGCGCGAGGAATCCTGGACCCTGCCCGGCGACGTCGAGGAACTGCGCCGGGTCTACCGGGACTTCCATCCCGACGTACGGGCCCTGCTGGCCGCCTGTGACGGCGTGACCAAGTCGGCGCTCTACGTGCGCGAGCCCATGGAACGCTGGTCGGTGGGGCATGCCACCCTGCTCGGCGATGCCGCCCACCCCATGGTGCCCTTCATGGCCCAGGGCGCCTGCATGGCCATCGAGGACGCCGTGGTGCTGTCGCGCTGCCTGGAAGGCGTCGACCGCGATGGCCTCGCCGCGGCGCTGGAACGCTACGAGTCGGCCCGCAAGGAACGTACCGCCAAGGTGCAGCGCGGCTCCCGGGCCAACGACTGGCTCAAGGGCGAGGGAAATGCCGACTGGGTCTACGGCTACGATGCCTGGGGCGTGGAACTGGCCTGA